From the genome of Papaver somniferum cultivar HN1 chromosome 2, ASM357369v1, whole genome shotgun sequence, one region includes:
- the LOC113350043 gene encoding auxin-induced protein 22D-like, producing MAGNFDKVDLNFKATELRLGLPGTDEEGSSDKQQPETPRNNKRGIADLGNENPCGGSNNNSSVSDSGDREVAPAAKQQVVGWPPVRSYRKNNLQTTKKTEVEAPGMYVKVSMDGAPYLRKIDLKIYKGYPELLKALENMFKFSIGKYSEREGYNGSEHAPTYEDKDGDWMLVGDVPWDMFISSCKRLRIMKGSEARGLGCGV from the exons ATGGCGGGGAATTTCGACAAGGTTGATCTGAATTTTAAAGCGACAGAGTTAAGATTAGGTTTACCAGGTACAGATGAAGAAGGGTCATCTGATAAACAACAAccagaaacaccaagaaacaacaaaagagggATAGCTGATTTAGGAAATGAAAATCCGTGCGGTGGATCCAATAATAATTCTAGCGTGTCAGATTCTGGTGACCGTGAAGTTGCTCCTGCAGCGAA ACAACAAGTTGTAGGATGGCCACCAGTGAGATCATACAGGAAAAACAATTTGCAAACGACGAAGAAAACGGAAGTAGAAGCACCAGGAATGTATGTGAAAGTTAGTATGGATGGAGCACCTTATTTAAGGAAGATTGATTTGAAAATTTATAAAGGGTATCCAGAACTACTGAAAGCTTTAGAAAATATGTTCAAATTTAGTATTGGGAAATATTCAGAAAGAGAAGGTTATAATGGTTCTGAACATGCTCCTACTTATGAAGATAAAGATGGTGACTGGATGCTTGTTGGTGATGTTCCATGGGATATGTTCATTTCTTCTTGCAAAAGATTAAGAATTATGAAAGGGTCTGAAGCTAGAGGCTTGGGATGTGGTGTTTAA